A region from the Nocardioides coralli genome encodes:
- a CDS encoding LCP family protein → MTRRLPTFLRTGLLVLVLALVGVTVPDSAVRPAEVSLVKVPHARGVDGGRGVIWILGIGSDARPGQLMTRTRGDAIQMIALNPRTGAASAIGIPRDSWVPIPGHGYNRVNAALTFGGPALMGRTVGAMVGVQPDYVMVTRFPFFENMVDAIGGIYVDNPRAFGDPDLKPRGFRRGHIKVDGYGAMAFARIRKSLAGGDFDRSANQQRVLRGIQSRIATRAGQPGFVERGVVSVMRNMDTNLGPAELFRLAHVVAQVDPRRIRTCVVGGSFGNVGGASIIRPNLTQARRYGNAARNDGSLGRC, encoded by the coding sequence ATGACCCGCAGGCTGCCGACGTTCCTGCGCACCGGGTTGCTGGTGCTGGTGCTGGCCCTCGTGGGCGTGACGGTGCCCGACTCCGCCGTCCGGCCCGCCGAGGTCAGCCTCGTCAAGGTCCCGCACGCCCGCGGCGTCGACGGCGGGAGGGGCGTGATCTGGATCCTGGGGATCGGGTCGGACGCGCGCCCCGGACAGCTGATGACCCGGACCCGCGGTGACGCCATCCAGATGATCGCCCTGAACCCGCGCACCGGCGCAGCCTCCGCCATCGGCATCCCCCGCGACTCGTGGGTGCCGATCCCGGGCCACGGCTACAACCGCGTCAACGCGGCCCTCACCTTCGGTGGTCCCGCGCTGATGGGCCGGACCGTCGGGGCCATGGTGGGTGTGCAGCCGGACTACGTGATGGTCACGCGCTTCCCGTTCTTCGAGAACATGGTCGACGCGATCGGCGGCATCTACGTCGACAACCCCCGTGCCTTCGGCGACCCCGACCTCAAGCCGCGCGGCTTCCGACGTGGCCACATCAAGGTCGACGGGTACGGCGCCATGGCCTTCGCCCGGATCCGCAAGAGCCTGGCAGGCGGCGACTTCGACCGGTCGGCCAACCAGCAGCGGGTGCTGCGGGGCATCCAGTCGCGCATCGCGACACGGGCGGGTCAACCCGGCTTCGTCGAGCGAGGTGTGGTCTCGGTGATGCGCAACATGGACACCAACCTCGGCCCCGCCGAGCTGTTCCGGCTGGCCCACGTGGTGGCGCAGGTCGACCCGCGCCGGATCCGCACGTGCGTCGTGGGCGGGTCCTTCGGGAACGTCGGTGGGGCCAGCATCATCCGGCCCAACCTCACCCAGGCGCGTCGCTACGGGAACGCCGCCCGCAACGACGGGAGCCTGGGCCGCTGCTGA
- a CDS encoding choice-of-anchor P family protein, with translation MTTSRVTAALCATALAATLTASVTTTTASGAAPSQRGKPVTDYGFAGRAYGSVAKASPLAVGSAPTAPTYLACTRRAGIDRDNFVAASGGGSGSALEVTRADNSTESFRTGTRVGTRSISRVASATLGSPGGPTLTIEGIRTVGTAYARRADGKLAATTEATANRIESNTGTPLDAVLNEADAGLDTLLEAITDAGGTLIVPGLGELQSGEDVTRVDRSAAVARVAAIKAKLYGEDGLPGGGDDVKAILGRSRAAVYADVTGGVFRGRSIPLEAQVAGGLLDVGRVVDKPMPCPGTNGKVRQLSSGSPDLGNADLIEVAALRGRAFGVQENGSARGWTDATVSSVDIGNGRVRLSGIVGRVNVRTDRSGAVVGNTIEGSSIGRLVIDGEKQDAPRPGDVVEVPDLATLEFFLRDRGARGSDVIAVRITLRPGTPEESVIDLGHARAYITRS, from the coding sequence ATGACCACCTCCCGAGTGACTGCCGCCCTGTGCGCAACCGCCCTCGCGGCCACGCTCACCGCCTCCGTGACCACCACGACCGCCAGCGGCGCGGCCCCCTCACAGCGTGGCAAGCCGGTCACCGACTACGGGTTCGCCGGCCGCGCCTACGGATCGGTCGCCAAGGCCTCCCCCCTCGCCGTGGGCTCGGCCCCGACGGCCCCGACGTACCTCGCCTGCACCCGCCGGGCCGGCATCGACCGGGACAACTTCGTGGCCGCGTCCGGCGGCGGGTCCGGCTCGGCCCTCGAGGTCACCCGGGCGGACAACTCGACCGAGTCCTTCCGCACCGGCACCCGGGTGGGAACCCGCTCGATCAGCCGGGTCGCCAGCGCGACCCTCGGTAGCCCCGGCGGTCCCACCCTCACCATCGAAGGCATCCGGACGGTCGGCACCGCCTACGCACGTCGCGCCGACGGGAAGCTGGCAGCCACGACCGAGGCGACCGCCAACCGCATCGAGAGCAACACCGGCACTCCGCTCGACGCGGTCCTCAACGAGGCCGACGCGGGGCTCGACACGCTCCTCGAGGCGATCACGGACGCGGGCGGGACCCTGATCGTCCCCGGCCTCGGTGAGCTCCAGTCCGGCGAGGACGTCACCCGGGTGGACCGCTCCGCCGCGGTCGCGCGGGTGGCGGCGATCAAGGCGAAGCTCTACGGCGAGGACGGCCTGCCCGGCGGTGGGGACGACGTCAAGGCGATCCTGGGCAGGAGCCGGGCGGCCGTCTACGCCGACGTCACGGGAGGCGTCTTTCGCGGCCGGAGCATCCCCCTCGAGGCGCAGGTCGCCGGCGGGCTGCTCGACGTCGGCCGTGTGGTGGACAAGCCGATGCCGTGCCCCGGCACGAACGGCAAGGTCCGACAGCTGTCCAGTGGCAGCCCCGACCTCGGTAACGCCGACCTGATCGAGGTGGCGGCGCTGCGCGGGCGGGCCTTCGGCGTGCAGGAGAACGGATCGGCCCGGGGCTGGACCGACGCCACCGTGAGCTCGGTCGACATCGGCAACGGCCGGGTGCGCCTCTCCGGGATCGTCGGCCGCGTCAACGTCCGGACCGACCGGTCCGGCGCCGTCGTCGGCAACACCATCGAGGGCAGCAGCATCGGGCGGCTCGTCATCGACGGGGAGAAGCAGGACGCTCCTCGTCCCGGCGACGTGGTCGAGGTCCCCGACCTCGCCACGCTGGAGTTCTTCCTCCGCGACCGAGGAGCCCGCGGCTCCGACGTGATCGCCGTCCGGATCACGCTCCGGCCGGGCACCCCCGAGGAATCGGTGATCGACCTGGGTCACGCCCGGGCCTACATCACCCGCAGCTGA
- the argS gene encoding arginine--tRNA ligase, which translates to MNPAQLSATVVDALASLVDRGALVLADGVPPEVTVERPRQKGHGDYATNAAMKLAKQAGMPPRDLAQLLAGELEQADGIAAVEVAGPGFLNVTVAAEAQGRIAADIVAAGASYGHNDSQAGERVNVEFISANPTGPLHLGHTRWAVVGDSIARVLEAAGASVTREFYINDRGNQMDLLGASVEARAFDQEVPADGYQGAYVTDLAAAVLAAHPELREQPAGAERTAAIQEAAYELQLREQREHLERFHTVFDVWFSERTLHEGDVAAALEKLRGQGHLFDADGALWMRTTDFGDDKDRVLIRSNGDLTYFASDTAYYVNKRERGFDRCLYLLGADHHGYVGRLKAMAACAGDDPERNIEVLIGQLVKILRDGEEIRLSKRAGEIVTLEELMDEIGVDALRYSLARYPSDSPLVLDVAEITKASNDNPVYYVQYGHARTCRMMANAADLGMSLPSVEEFDPSLLTHERDRELLRALADFPRVVAAAAELREPHRVARYLEDTVSVFNKWYDTRECRMLPVGDEPVRPVNEARLVLVVASRTVIANGLDLLGVTAPERM; encoded by the coding sequence GTGAATCCCGCCCAGCTCTCCGCCACCGTCGTCGACGCCCTCGCGTCCCTCGTCGACCGCGGCGCGCTCGTCCTGGCCGACGGCGTGCCCCCCGAGGTGACGGTCGAACGACCCCGGCAGAAGGGCCACGGCGACTACGCCACCAACGCGGCGATGAAGCTGGCCAAGCAGGCGGGCATGCCGCCCCGCGACCTCGCCCAGCTCCTGGCGGGCGAGCTTGAGCAGGCCGACGGGATCGCCGCGGTCGAGGTCGCCGGCCCGGGGTTCCTCAACGTCACCGTGGCCGCCGAGGCGCAGGGCAGGATCGCCGCCGACATCGTCGCGGCCGGCGCGAGCTACGGGCACAACGACAGCCAGGCGGGGGAACGGGTCAACGTCGAGTTCATCTCGGCCAACCCCACGGGGCCGCTCCACCTGGGCCACACCCGGTGGGCGGTGGTCGGCGACAGCATCGCGCGGGTGCTGGAGGCAGCCGGCGCGTCCGTCACCCGCGAGTTCTACATCAACGACCGCGGCAACCAGATGGACCTGCTCGGCGCTTCGGTCGAGGCGCGCGCCTTCGACCAGGAGGTGCCCGCGGACGGCTACCAGGGCGCCTACGTCACCGACCTCGCGGCGGCCGTCCTGGCCGCACACCCGGAGCTGCGCGAGCAACCGGCCGGGGCAGAGCGCACCGCCGCCATCCAGGAGGCGGCGTACGAGCTACAGCTGCGCGAGCAGCGCGAGCACCTCGAGCGCTTCCACACGGTCTTCGACGTGTGGTTCTCCGAGCGCACCCTGCACGAGGGTGACGTCGCCGCGGCACTGGAGAAGCTGCGTGGGCAGGGCCACCTGTTCGATGCCGACGGCGCCCTGTGGATGCGCACCACCGACTTCGGCGACGACAAGGACCGGGTGCTGATCCGGTCCAACGGCGACCTGACCTACTTCGCCAGCGACACGGCCTACTACGTCAACAAGCGGGAGCGCGGCTTCGACCGCTGCCTCTACCTGCTCGGCGCCGACCACCACGGCTACGTCGGCCGGCTCAAGGCCATGGCGGCCTGCGCGGGCGACGACCCCGAGCGCAACATCGAGGTGCTCATCGGACAGCTCGTCAAGATCCTCCGAGACGGTGAGGAGATCCGGCTCTCGAAGCGTGCGGGGGAGATCGTCACGCTCGAGGAGCTGATGGACGAGATCGGCGTCGACGCGCTGCGCTACTCCCTGGCCCGCTACCCGTCGGACTCCCCGCTGGTGCTCGACGTCGCCGAGATCACCAAGGCGTCCAACGACAACCCCGTCTACTACGTGCAGTACGGCCATGCCCGCACCTGCCGGATGATGGCCAACGCGGCCGACCTGGGCATGTCGCTCCCGTCGGTCGAGGAGTTCGACCCCTCGCTGCTGACCCACGAGCGCGACCGCGAGCTGCTGCGGGCCCTGGCCGACTTCCCCAGGGTCGTGGCGGCCGCCGCGGAGCTGCGCGAGCCCCACCGCGTCGCCCGCTACCTCGAGGACACGGTCTCGGTCTTCAACAAGTGGTACGACACCCGGGAGTGCCGAATGCTGCCGGTCGGGGACGAGCCGGTCCGCCCGGTCAACGAGGCCCGCCTGGTGCTGGTCGTCGCGAGCCGCACCGTCATCGCCAACGGGCTCGACCTGCTGGGCGTGACCGCGCCCGAGCGGATGTAG
- the lysA gene encoding diaminopimelate decarboxylase, with protein sequence MPTSHPSGWAHADGALKAPPWLRQPGDPNHLVPLLWPLTAEKVDGVLHVGGAAVPDVVAEVNTPAYLLDEDDFRTRARTFRDAFADFDVYYAGKAFLCTTLAGWVQEEGLFLDVCTDGELSVALRAGVDPARIGFHGNNKSYAELRRAVAAGVGRIIVDSFHEVDRLVQITEGRAGEPVAVMVRVTAGVEAHTHEYIATAHEDQKFGFSITGGDALEAVRRISAAPGLDLRGLHSHIGSQIFDSSGFEVAARRVLALHAQVAEEVGTAMPELDLGGGFGIAYTTQDDPADPAQLATEMAKIVDHECRALGVERPRLSIEPGRAIVGPSMCTVYTVGTVKEVELDGGARRTYVSVDGGMSDNIRTALYDADYSCTLASRHSDAPPVLSRVVGKHCEAGDIVVKDEFLPGDLAPGDLLAVPGTGAYCWSMASNYNHLLRPPVVAVREGEVRVLVRRETEDDLLATDMGAHA encoded by the coding sequence GTGCCCACCTCGCACCCGTCGGGCTGGGCGCACGCGGACGGCGCGCTCAAGGCTCCGCCGTGGCTGCGGCAGCCCGGCGACCCCAACCACCTCGTACCGCTGCTGTGGCCGCTCACGGCCGAGAAGGTCGACGGCGTGCTCCACGTCGGCGGCGCGGCGGTGCCCGACGTCGTCGCGGAGGTCAACACCCCGGCGTACCTCCTCGACGAGGACGACTTCCGCACGCGGGCCCGCACCTTTCGCGACGCCTTCGCCGACTTCGACGTCTACTACGCCGGCAAGGCCTTCCTCTGCACCACGCTGGCCGGCTGGGTGCAGGAGGAGGGCCTGTTCCTCGACGTGTGCACCGACGGCGAGCTCAGCGTGGCACTCCGCGCCGGGGTCGACCCGGCCCGGATCGGGTTCCACGGCAACAACAAGTCCTACGCCGAGCTCCGTCGCGCGGTCGCCGCCGGCGTCGGACGGATCATCGTCGACTCGTTCCACGAGGTAGACCGGCTGGTGCAGATCACCGAGGGGCGCGCGGGGGAGCCCGTCGCAGTCATGGTCCGCGTGACGGCCGGGGTCGAGGCTCACACCCACGAGTACATCGCCACCGCCCACGAGGACCAGAAGTTCGGCTTCTCGATCACCGGCGGCGACGCGCTCGAGGCAGTACGGCGCATCAGCGCCGCCCCGGGGCTGGACCTGCGTGGTCTCCACTCCCACATCGGCAGCCAGATCTTCGACTCCTCCGGGTTCGAGGTGGCAGCGCGGCGGGTGCTCGCGCTCCACGCCCAGGTCGCCGAGGAGGTCGGCACCGCCATGCCCGAGCTCGACCTCGGCGGCGGCTTCGGCATCGCCTACACGACGCAGGACGACCCGGCTGACCCTGCTCAGCTGGCCACCGAGATGGCCAAGATCGTCGACCACGAGTGCCGCGCCCTCGGCGTCGAGCGACCGCGGCTCTCGATCGAGCCGGGGCGCGCGATCGTGGGCCCGTCGATGTGCACCGTCTACACGGTCGGCACCGTCAAGGAGGTGGAGCTCGACGGCGGCGCCCGGCGTACCTACGTCTCGGTCGACGGCGGCATGAGCGACAACATCCGGACGGCGCTCTACGACGCCGACTACTCCTGCACGCTGGCCTCACGGCACTCCGACGCACCCCCGGTCCTGTCCCGGGTGGTGGGGAAGCACTGCGAGGCCGGCGACATCGTGGTGAAGGACGAGTTCCTGCCCGGCGACCTTGCTCCCGGTGACCTGCTGGCGGTCCCCGGGACCGGCGCCTACTGCTGGTCGATGGCCTCGAACTACAACCACCTGCTGCGGCCGCCGGTCGTCGCGGTGCGAGAGGGTGAGGTACGTGTCCTGGTGCGCCGGGAGACCGAGGACGATCTGTTGGCAACCGACATGGGGGCGCACGCGTGA
- a CDS encoding homoserine dehydrogenase, giving the protein MSDKPLKVAVLGCGSVGSQVVRLLHEQSGDLAARIGAPLELVGVAVRRLDAAREVEVPTGLLTTDAEELVSRADLVVEVIGGIEPARGLILAALDHGASVVTANKALLAADGPTLYEAAEKADRDLFYEAAVAGAIPILRPLRESLAGDRVTRVLGIVNGTTNFILDRMDSSGAGFAEALEEAQELGYAEADPTADVEGFDAAAKAAILASLAFHSRVTVDEVHREGISEVTAADVQSAAEMGSVVKLLAIAELRPDDDGGEAVAVRVHPAMIPRSHPLASVREAFNAVFVESEAAGELMFYGPGAGGSPTASAVLGDLVTVARNRLAGTRGAGESAYADRRVLPMGETVTRYHVAIDVDDRAGVLAAVANAFADHDVSIQTVKQEGRDEDAQLVVVSHTASDAQLAATVEQLRTMDIVREVTSVMRVEGEAE; this is encoded by the coding sequence GTGAGTGACAAGCCGCTGAAGGTCGCGGTGCTGGGCTGCGGGTCGGTGGGCTCGCAGGTGGTCCGGCTGCTCCACGAGCAGTCCGGTGACCTGGCCGCGCGGATCGGTGCCCCGCTGGAGCTGGTCGGCGTCGCCGTACGGCGGCTCGACGCGGCGCGCGAGGTCGAGGTGCCCACGGGGCTCCTCACGACCGACGCGGAGGAGCTGGTCTCGCGGGCCGACCTCGTCGTGGAGGTGATCGGTGGCATCGAACCGGCGCGGGGCCTGATCCTGGCAGCACTCGACCACGGTGCCTCGGTCGTGACGGCCAACAAGGCGCTGCTCGCCGCCGACGGACCGACGCTCTACGAGGCGGCCGAGAAGGCCGACCGCGACCTGTTCTACGAGGCGGCGGTGGCCGGTGCCATCCCGATCCTCCGGCCGCTGCGCGAGTCGCTCGCCGGGGACCGCGTCACCCGCGTCCTCGGCATCGTCAACGGGACCACCAACTTCATCCTCGACCGGATGGACAGCTCCGGCGCCGGTTTCGCCGAGGCGCTCGAGGAGGCCCAGGAGCTCGGGTACGCCGAGGCCGACCCGACGGCCGACGTCGAGGGGTTCGACGCCGCCGCGAAGGCAGCGATCCTGGCCAGCCTGGCCTTCCACTCCCGGGTGACGGTGGACGAGGTGCACCGGGAGGGGATCTCCGAGGTGACCGCGGCCGACGTTCAGTCGGCGGCGGAGATGGGGTCCGTGGTCAAGCTGCTGGCCATCGCCGAGCTCCGGCCCGACGACGACGGGGGAGAGGCGGTGGCCGTCCGGGTCCACCCCGCGATGATCCCGCGGAGCCACCCGCTGGCCTCGGTCCGGGAGGCCTTCAACGCAGTGTTCGTCGAGTCCGAGGCGGCCGGTGAGCTGATGTTCTACGGGCCCGGGGCCGGGGGTTCGCCGACCGCGTCGGCCGTGCTGGGCGACCTGGTCACCGTGGCGCGCAACCGGCTGGCGGGCACGCGGGGCGCCGGCGAGTCGGCGTACGCCGACCGACGGGTGCTGCCGATGGGGGAGACCGTCACCCGCTACCACGTGGCGATCGACGTCGACGACCGTGCCGGCGTCCTCGCCGCCGTGGCCAACGCCTTCGCCGACCACGACGTGTCCATCCAGACCGTGAAGCAGGAGGGTCGCGACGAGGACGCGCAGCTCGTGGTCGTCTCGCACACGGCGAGCGACGCCCAGCTCGCCGCCACGGTCGAGCAGCTGCGCACCATGGACATCGTCCGCGAGGTCACCTCCGTGATGCGCGTGGAGGGCGAGGCCGAGTGA
- the thrC gene encoding threonine synthase yields the protein MSTGTTTQWRGVIEEYRELLDLPADIEAVTLREGGTPLVPSAWLSGLTGARVHLKVEGDNPTGSFKDRGMTAAISLARHEGAEAVVCASTGNTSASMAAYAARAGLKPLVLVPEGKIAAGKMAQAIVHGAQIIMVRGNFDDCLQMARGLADSYPVALVNSVNPARLEGQKTAAFEITDFLGDAPDVHVLPVGNAGNISAYWLGYTEHHKAGRTSRSPVMLGYQAEGAAPLVHGEPVRDPETRATAIRIGNPASWSLAVRARDESGGRFAAVSDERILDAQRLLAARDGVFVEPASAAGVAGLLQDLEHGDAAVTGLADLTVVVTVTGHGLKDTATALEGFGALADTVVDADVDAAARAAGLA from the coding sequence GTGAGCACCGGCACCACCACCCAGTGGCGGGGGGTGATCGAGGAGTACCGCGAGCTGCTGGACCTCCCCGCCGACATCGAGGCGGTGACGCTGCGCGAGGGCGGGACGCCGCTGGTCCCGTCGGCCTGGCTGTCCGGCCTCACCGGCGCCCGGGTCCACCTCAAGGTCGAGGGTGACAACCCGACCGGCTCCTTCAAGGACCGCGGCATGACCGCGGCCATCTCGCTGGCGCGCCACGAGGGTGCCGAGGCGGTCGTCTGCGCGTCGACGGGCAACACGTCTGCGTCCATGGCGGCCTATGCCGCCCGGGCCGGGCTCAAGCCGCTGGTGCTGGTCCCCGAGGGCAAGATCGCCGCCGGCAAGATGGCGCAGGCGATCGTGCACGGCGCCCAGATCATCATGGTGCGGGGCAACTTCGACGACTGCCTGCAGATGGCACGCGGTCTGGCCGACAGCTACCCGGTCGCCCTGGTCAACTCGGTCAACCCGGCGCGGCTGGAGGGACAGAAGACCGCGGCGTTCGAGATCACCGACTTCCTGGGCGATGCCCCTGACGTGCACGTGCTGCCCGTGGGCAACGCCGGCAACATCTCGGCCTACTGGCTGGGCTACACCGAGCACCACAAGGCCGGCCGGACCTCGCGGTCGCCCGTGATGCTCGGCTACCAGGCGGAGGGAGCGGCACCCCTCGTGCACGGGGAGCCGGTGCGCGACCCCGAGACCAGGGCCACGGCCATCCGGATCGGCAACCCGGCCTCGTGGTCGCTGGCCGTCCGCGCCCGGGACGAGTCGGGCGGGCGGTTCGCGGCCGTCAGCGACGAGCGGATCCTCGACGCGCAACGGCTGCTGGCTGCCCGCGACGGGGTCTTCGTCGAGCCCGCCTCGGCGGCCGGTGTGGCCGGCCTGCTGCAGGACCTCGAGCACGGCGACGCCGCCGTGACCGGTCTGGCCGACCTCACGGTCGTCGTGACCGTGACGGGGCACGGGCTCAAGGACACCGCGACGGCCCTGGAGGGCTTCGGCGCCCTGGCCGACACCGTGGTGGACGCCGACGTCGACGCGGCGGCGCGCGCCGCCGGTCTGGCCTGA
- the thrB gene encoding homoserine kinase: MASFVDGPVTVSVPATSANLGPGYDSLGLALDLRDRLTAEVAAGGLVVEVVGEGADDVPRDEQHLVVRAMRAAFTEMDARPPGLSLRCENVIPHARGLGSSSAAIVGGIALARSLVAGGSLLLDDDAVFRLAARLEGHPDNVAPAWYGGFVVCGREDGEFYAVPTAVDPRITTVVFVPPTAVSTAQARGLLPAAVPHADAAADAGRTALLVVALSGAPEHLLLATRDYLHQDYRRPAMPQSLALVDALRARGIPAVVSGAGPSVLAFCDGAGVEELVARAPAGWRAERRTPEHRGAVVE; encoded by the coding sequence GTGGCGAGCTTCGTCGACGGGCCCGTGACGGTGTCGGTCCCGGCGACCTCCGCCAACCTGGGGCCGGGCTACGACTCGTTGGGGCTGGCGCTGGACCTGCGGGACCGACTCACGGCCGAGGTGGCCGCCGGGGGCCTGGTGGTCGAGGTGGTGGGCGAGGGTGCCGACGACGTGCCCCGCGACGAGCAGCACCTCGTGGTCCGGGCGATGCGGGCGGCCTTCACCGAGATGGACGCCCGACCGCCAGGGTTGTCGCTGCGGTGCGAGAACGTGATCCCGCACGCGCGCGGCCTGGGCTCGTCGTCGGCGGCGATCGTGGGTGGCATCGCGCTGGCCCGGTCCCTCGTCGCCGGGGGATCGCTGCTGCTCGACGACGATGCGGTGTTCCGGCTCGCTGCCCGGCTCGAGGGGCACCCCGACAACGTCGCCCCGGCCTGGTACGGCGGGTTCGTGGTGTGCGGGCGCGAGGACGGGGAGTTCTACGCCGTGCCGACCGCCGTCGACCCGCGGATCACCACGGTCGTCTTCGTCCCGCCGACCGCGGTCTCCACCGCCCAGGCGCGAGGCCTCCTCCCCGCAGCCGTCCCCCACGCCGACGCGGCCGCGGACGCCGGGCGCACCGCCTTGCTGGTGGTGGCCCTCTCGGGGGCGCCCGAGCACCTGCTGCTCGCGACCCGCGACTACCTGCACCAGGACTACCGACGGCCGGCGATGCCGCAGTCACTGGCGCTGGTCGACGCGCTGCGGGCACGAGGGATCCCGGCCGTGGTGTCGGGCGCCGGACCCTCGGTGCTGGCGTTCTGCGACGGCGCCGGGGTCGAGGAGCTGGTGGCGCGGGCGCCGGCCGGGTGGCGCGCCGAGCGGCGTACGCCGGAGCACCGCGGCGCCGTGGTCGAGTGA
- the rho gene encoding transcription termination factor Rho yields MTETIDTTVGDGQSAQDAAPKKRGGGLNAMRIADLKSLAGSLGISGAGSMKKAELVSAIKAAQSGGQSGGAPAKERDSRDDQRPTDSGKPADEPRSQDQPAHDKGERRDDRRDDRADDRRDDQGKQSRGDREADGSRDGGNDGAKDGGKDTGRDGGKDGGKDKSRNRQDRDRQDRDRNRDQAQGNPGNQNQQNQNRNQGGGRPDDGDGRSSRSRRRRGRDRNRGGGSGGSQRSEPDTTILEDDVLLPAAGILDVLDNYAFVRTSGYLPGSEDVYLSLSMVRKFGLRRGDAIVGQVRQPREGERKEKFNPMVRVDSVNGADPEAARDRVEFSKLTPLYPSDRLRLETEPTNLIGRVIDIAAPIGKGQRGLIVSPAKAGKTMIMQSIANSITTNNPECHLMVVLVDERPEEVTDFERSVKGEVISSTFDRPASDHTTVAELAIERAKRLVELGHDVVVLLDGITRLGRAYNLAAPASGRILSGGVDSAALYPPKRFFGAARNIENGGSLTILATALIESGSKMDEVIFEEFKGTGNMEIRLRRDFADKRLFPAIDAVQSGTRREELLMSKDELAIVWKLRRVLSGLDGQQALELLLERLKKSQSNIEFLMQVQKTTPGAGQND; encoded by the coding sequence GTGACGGAAACCATCGACACCACCGTCGGCGACGGCCAGTCCGCCCAGGACGCTGCCCCGAAGAAGCGCGGTGGTGGTCTCAACGCGATGCGGATCGCCGACCTGAAGTCGCTGGCCGGGAGCCTCGGGATCTCCGGTGCCGGCTCGATGAAGAAGGCCGAGCTGGTCAGCGCGATCAAGGCGGCCCAGTCGGGTGGGCAGTCCGGGGGTGCGCCGGCCAAGGAGCGCGACAGCCGCGACGACCAGCGCCCCACCGACAGTGGCAAGCCCGCGGACGAGCCGCGCTCCCAGGACCAGCCCGCGCACGACAAGGGCGAGCGCCGGGATGACCGCAGGGATGATCGTGCCGATGACCGCCGGGACGACCAGGGCAAGCAGTCCCGGGGCGACCGCGAGGCCGACGGCTCCCGCGACGGTGGCAACGACGGCGCGAAGGACGGCGGCAAGGACACCGGCCGGGACGGCGGCAAGGACGGTGGCAAGGACAAGAGCCGCAACCGCCAGGACCGCGACCGCCAGGACCGCGACCGCAACCGCGACCAGGCCCAGGGCAACCCGGGCAACCAGAACCAGCAGAACCAGAACCGCAACCAGGGCGGTGGCCGACCCGACGACGGTGACGGCCGCAGCAGCCGCAGCCGGCGGCGGCGTGGTCGCGACCGCAACCGCGGCGGCGGCAGTGGCGGCAGCCAGCGCAGCGAGCCGGACACCACGATCCTCGAGGACGACGTGCTGCTGCCGGCGGCCGGCATCCTCGACGTCCTCGACAACTACGCCTTCGTGCGCACCAGCGGCTACCTGCCCGGGTCCGAGGACGTCTACCTGTCGCTCTCGATGGTGCGGAAGTTCGGCCTGCGCCGTGGCGACGCGATCGTCGGCCAGGTGCGGCAGCCGCGTGAGGGTGAGCGCAAGGAGAAGTTCAACCCGATGGTCCGCGTGGACAGCGTCAACGGCGCTGACCCGGAGGCGGCCCGCGACCGGGTCGAGTTCTCCAAGCTCACCCCGCTCTACCCGAGCGACCGGCTGCGTCTGGAGACCGAGCCCACCAACCTGATCGGGCGCGTGATCGACATCGCCGCGCCGATCGGCAAGGGCCAGCGCGGCCTCATCGTCTCCCCGGCCAAGGCCGGCAAGACGATGATCATGCAGTCGATCGCCAACTCGATCACGACCAACAACCCCGAGTGCCACCTGATGGTCGTGCTCGTCGACGAACGCCCCGAGGAGGTCACCGACTTCGAGCGTTCGGTCAAGGGTGAGGTCATCTCCTCGACCTTCGACCGCCCGGCGAGCGACCACACCACCGTGGCCGAGCTCGCCATCGAGCGCGCCAAGCGGTTGGTCGAGCTCGGCCACGACGTCGTGGTGCTGCTCGACGGCATCACCCGGCTGGGTCGCGCCTACAACCTGGCGGCCCCCGCCAGCGGCCGGATCCTCTCCGGTGGTGTCGACTCCGCGGCGCTCTACCCGCCCAAGCGGTTCTTCGGCGCCGCCCGCAACATCGAGAACGGCGGCTCGCTGACGATCCTGGCGACCGCGCTGATCGAGAGCGGCTCGAAGATGGACGAGGTGATCTTCGAGGAGTTCAAGGGCACCGGCAACATGGAGATCCGGCTGCGCCGCGACTTCGCCGACAAGCGGCTCTTCCCGGCCATCGACGCGGTCCAGTCCGGCACCCGGCGTGAGGAGCTGCTCATGTCGAAGGACGAGCTCGCGATCGTCTGGAAGCTGCGCCGCGTGCTGTCGGGGCTCGACGGTCAGCAGGCCCTCGAGCTGCTGCTCGAGCGGCTCAAGAAGTCGCAGAGCAACATCGAGTTCCTCATGCAGGTGCAGAAGACCACGCCGGGCGCCGGTCAGAACGACTGA